The nucleotide window gttgtatcccataggttttggtatgttgtgctgttatcctcatttacttccagaaaatttttgatttctcttttaatttcttctatgacccattgttcattcaggagcatgttgttcaatctccatgtgtttgcacgtgctctagggattcctgagttgccaatttccaatttcattcctttgtggtctgagaagctgcatggtatgattctaattcttttgaatttgctgagacttgctttatggcctagtatgtggtcaatcctagagagggttccatgtactgctgagaagaatgtaaagtccttagatgtaggatgaaatgttctgtagatgtctgttagatccatttgggctatagtgtcatttaaatctactgtctccttgttgatcttctgtcctgttgatctgtctatctctgagagtggagtattgaagtcccccagtactattgtattagggtctaagtctccctttaagtcccttaacaagtcttttaaataggctggtgccctgtaattaggtgcatatacgttgataatcgttatatcttcctgttgaatggatcccttaatcattatatagtgcccctctttgtctctcctaacagtttttgtggtaaagtttatgttgtccgatattaagatggctacgcccgctctcttttcatttctgttggcgtggtatatctttttccagcctttcactctcagcttgtatggatcattgttggatagatgggtttcttgtaagcagcaaaaggatgggttttggtccttaacccaatcggccaatcggtgtcttttaactggacagttcaagccattaacattcaatgtgactattgagaaggagtaactttgccctgccatttgccaaagatattttctaatatctggtttgagcttcttgtgatcttttgctctgaggtttccttcctttaccttctttcatattggtgaccgtgtttctgtgtttctgtatgtaacacatctttaagcatcttttgcagggctggacgagtggcgacaaattctttcaatttctgtttgctgtgaaaggtcttaatttcaccttcattcacaaatgagagctttgcaggatataatattctgggctggcagtttttctctcttagtacctgggctatatctcgccattctctcctggcttgtagggtttctgatgagaaatcagctgtaagtctaattggagatcctctgagagtaatctggcgtttctctcttgcacattttaggatcttttctttgtgtttcactgtggtgagtttgattacgacgtgtcttggtgaggatctcttttgatcatgtttattaggggttctctgagcttcctgtactaggatgtctctgtccttctccaaacctgggaaattttctgctagtatctcactaaaaaggccttctaatcctttctccctttccatgccttcaggaactcctagaacccgaatgttgggttttttaatagtatcctgtagattcctaacagtattttttagattactgatttcttcttcttttttttgatttgactgtttcctttcctgttctctgtcttctaattccgatattctctcttctgcttcatccattctgtttttaaggctctctaatgtgtttgccatttgatctattgagttcttcatttcattgagattttttgccagtactgcagtttcctgttccactaattttttcatttcattttgattcctccttaatatttcattttcacgggagagattttctatcttgtccattaaggatttctgtagttcaagaatttgtttttgagaacttcttaatgttcttatgaaatttttgccatctgcttcgtgcatttgctctaactgttcctcttcataatcttgcattggcgtgtcttgttcacttgggggcgtcatagtgctatccttatctttggtacctccgcttctatgtttcttgcttggcatgttagagatagtttgtggtgtttttgtttttgtttttgtttttgtttttgtttttgtttttttctctcgttatactgtgcctctgagtgagctgtctgttttgttggagccttaggggctgtgatgggtgtggctagagagctatgcttgtttcttgaggtttaaggctgtgtaaagagcgactctcccggattacttgcttcttgctgggacgctctctctctctctctctctctctctctcttttttttttttttttcttttgactcagttggaagtggagttgagggtagttgaaatctagcctctgtgggtattcgtttgatttatgcctgggaacatacacagggtttatgcagccctcaatgtgttctccagtttcgctaatgatactgagtttggctgagctttacatatgtaaaatcgcggtgctctttgttttgcttggtgagtgaagggagaggcctctgttccccctccccccagtgtctcggacttctcaggtctttgtcttaccgacctccgttcccgcgctggcgagattctgtggctctggctcctctcccgctcggctcgtctcggttggttttccacgcggtgggttccctgtaagtcctccgtgtctcatccacaaggtcCGGGAGcgtctcctctgcagtttttttttttttgagtcttttcctgaggctacagtaattccacttttatgagagtttattttcccaaactaaggcacacgtcctcactatccgccatcttggctccgcccgagttttatcttttttaactgttgaaaaattcacagaaactGGGTGATTTCCAGGATGGGGGGTTAGTTGTCTCTGTGTATGCTTTAATATTCTTTAGATTTTGAATTTCACACTTTTTGAATTcctcaaagagaaataaaatctaattgtgaaatgaaaaaatGAGATGCTGCAGGtgtggactgaatgtttgtgtcctccaaaaattcatatgttgaatctGTGTCCTAAAAAGTAAAATGGATGTCCCCATGCTATGGTTTGCAGTGTGCCCTCCAGAGATTCATGTGCTGGAAGAACAGAGTTCAAGGTGTCATTGTTCAGGTGATGAAAGCTTTAAGATATGGGGCCTAATGGAAGAAGAATAAGTCATTGGAGTAATCACCCTCAAAAGGTGTTAATGTGTTTCTCATGAGATCCATTTATTTCCTTGCAGAGTGTGTTATAAAGAGAACATGTCTGATTCTTACATCCCTGTGGCTTCCTATGTCACCCTGTGATCTCTTCTGTATATATCCCTACCATTGTGATGCTATCaccatgaggccctcaccagaggcaaaCATATGGGGCTGTCTGAACTTGAACATTAATCCTCTCAAACTGTcagccaaataaacctttttctctgtaaatcATTAAGTCTTAACATTGTTATATCAATGGACAATGAACTAATACCCCCTCAACAGTGTgcctgctctttttaaaaaaatatttatttatttgaaagtcagagttatacagagagaggagaggcagagagagagagagagagagagagagagagagtaagagagagtaagagagaagagaggtcttccatctgatggttcactccccaattgacctcagcagcctgagctgtgccaatctaaaaccaggagccttctcctggtctcccatgtgggtgcaggggcccaaggacttgggccatcttctactgctatcccaggccacagcaaagagctggattagaagtggaacagctgggtctctaactggtgcccatatgggaagctggcacttcaggttggtcactaacctgctgagccacagagccagcccaggtATGCCTGCTCTTGACttgcttccattgctttcttttaGATTTCCCCAAAAAACCAATTCCTCTGGGCTTCTCAAGAATTTGTTCTTGAATTGAGCTTTGCCTTCCCGTGCCAGCACCCACATTCCCAGATCTTTTCCAGCATCtgctctcttaaaaacaaaattcttccCACCACCCCATTGTGCTTCCAGCTCTCAAaccccatttcctgctcccttcACAGCTAATCTTTCTGAAAGAATGTTCAGTTTACCTGTCCCTCACATTCTTAACTCtaaatttcttttgctgtgctaTCTCAACTGCCATTCCCACCATTCCATAAAACTTCAATGGCCAGGGTCCCCAATGACCGCGCATGACCTAATAATCCACAACCTTCATCCTATGGAGCTTCTCAGATACATTGGggaatttgaatttccttttctccccaaAAAAAACTCAATTTCAAGCCAACAGGTTCACTGAAAAACTCCCTCTTGGTATCCTAGGCTGGAACCTTTAGAAAGACCATCTTGTGCACAGTGCAATTTCTGCTAAAGAGCCTGAGGTGTGGACCACTATCAGGTAGCCAGAAGGATAGAATCCCAGCCCCACAGGCCATGCAACATCCTGGAATGAGAACATCTAGGCACAGAAACTGAAACTCTGGTGCCCATAAGAACAAAAATGCCACAGAGGAGTGAGTGATGATATGCTATGATATTGCTTCATCCATTCTTATTTCTTGTACCCATGCCTTCTACATAATAAGTTGTCAGTAACTTGTAAGTCCATTAATTTCAAAGATATAGAGTGATCCACATGATGGTGCCACCTTTCAGTCTCATAGCATCTTGTCATCTGAATTCATATTCTTGCCTTATCAGGATGACAAATTCTGAGTAGTGGCATATATGACAGAAACAGTGCATGTCATTATTTAATCCCTACCCTAAGCAtatttgaagtaaaatgaaatgttcattcCTAGGGAATTggatatataattttattgtgtAAATAATCTCATGTGTGGTGATCAAAACTCAGTAATTCTTCAAATAGAAGTGATGACTGAAGACCTGCAGGGAGAAAAGGCAAACTTGGATTTAAGATATTTTCATAGACTTCAATCAGTTTAATCAACTTTCAATCAACTAACTACATGGTCACCTCATGAATAGGAAATCAGAGAGTCATTGTTAATCCCTGTAGATGGCAGATTACCCATACACCAGTGGCAACACCTGGATCAGCATTATTGAGTGGTAGCCCAGGCTAACAGGTTTATGTTCAACAAGTCTACAATCACTTTCTGTTTTGGCCACCATGGTCACTGTATTTGTGTATCCACTGTGCAATAAATGTACTAAATGGCAGTGTCAGAGACCTGTTGAAATCAATGGCCCATATCATTCTGTCTATGCAGATGCTTGCTGGCTCTGCCTTCATAGTTGCTGTCTATTCATTATTAGTTATTAGTAGAATGTTCACACATTATAGCCACTCTAATAGGCACATTTCATGCCTCCTACGCAAAACTCCATGTTAcaaatctttcattttcagtcttctGACAAACCAGGTAAATTATCACATCCTGTCAGTGAAACTATAATTATCAATGTTCTTGGCCAATTTTCCCCACAAAATAAATCAGGAATAATACTCAGAGCTTTGCTTATAACACTACCTTATAGGTCCCTTAGCAGGGTACTACTGTTATTCATCTACTTTCAACTAACATTAATGTAAATGTACTAAGCCAACCATCCATGAACAAGgctcaattgttttttttttctttctctgatagtCATACCGTAGAATGTGTGCAATCACTATCGCTCAGAGGGAAGTGAGACCCACTGTTTGTCAGTTTACTTATGCCTTCTAGGTATGCTATTGCCTGAGATTTGACTcatctttccatttattattgCTGCTACATCTACCCTTCTTTAGAACTTAGTAGGTCTGACAGCTTACATATTTGGTCTCCTAGTCACTTGATACAGCATAGTCAGATAGCCAGTCATCACTGCAACCCAGTAGCACACCAAGAGCTAGTTTTCAAGTGGTACATATTTATTTGCTATAGATGATATGTTCTTTCTTGAGAACATCTATCGTTTCTGGGTTGTGATCCTATCAAGGCTAGCTGTGAAATCCCTAGAGTGTATTTTCTCACCAGGAATACCTCTGCTACCATAGTATCTTTCTGGTTTTATAATACAAGTTGTGGTTTTATAACCCACAGCCCAGAACTACTACAAAATTCTTCCCCTGTTTGAGTGCAAACTGTGCTGCCTCTTGAAAGCCTACTGTCAGCCTTCTTTCCTGGTAGGAACTGAAGTCCATCCCAAAAAGGAGACTTTTTTTATGAGAATGGATCCCAGCATACTTCAGATAACTGGATCCCAACATAATTACTTATATGAAAGTCTTGAATCTTGGTACAGTTTACCTCTCATATTCTTAGATAAGTTTTAATTAGGTTTGCAGTGTATTATTTAGATTTGCTAAACTGGTTTAACTCACATGGTGGCAGCAATTGAGTGTAATGCTGTGTTTTGTACAATAAgtgaaaacaaatgttttctcATGAGCTAAAGGAAAATGACAAGCTGAGGTTCTGATAAGATAAAAGGATTATGGAATGAGCAGTGATACACGGTAGTTACAAATTCTATCAAAGTGAGATTTTttatgatgatttcttttttgttttgttttgttttaagggaaagggttcaTTGGGGGAATCCCAGCAGACCTGATGGaagggacaaagaaggaaaagagggataaGGTGAGTGTAAGAGGGTTatcaagagagagtgagagagagattaggagatggagagagagacatgtaTTCAGAAACAGGTCCATTTAAAACCTTacttgggggtgggcagggaagtataagcagcaaatcccattaggatgggggtggagctgatacTGGTGGTTGGctcatggggtcacctggcttccagccatggtggtgggggctagagcctagggtggtggTGTTTGAATATTACTTCATTATTTTGTTATGAATGTGTTTATGTAAATATTCCTGTGCTTCAAATACTGCTCTTTTTTATCATGGTATCATACAACAGTTTGCCTCAGAGTCTTTAAGTATTTGTAACTTTAAATCCTAAAAATTTTAGTTACAAGATATCAAGAAGGGTGACTGTTTATGCAAGGAATGTGCATGCTCTTTTAGGGAGTTTGTGCATTTTTGGCTCTaagtatttttgtattatttgacATGGAAGTAGAACTGTTATTTCTTTGGGGATTACATTTGTTTTAAGGAGATGTTTTGAGTTCAGGATTGATAAGGatcatattgtttttttttctctttcatatatttAAACAAGTTGAAAATTATATTCACAGCATCTTCTAAATTTTGGCCAAGAgtcaaaaaatgcatttaaacttTGGAACGTGCCCACATAGACAGGGAGGCTCACCCCAGCAGTAGTTGGGGCAAATACCCAAGAACCAAAGGGCTTGGAAAGTCAGGAAGAGCAGAAAGAATTCTTCAGTTTATGAACTTGGTGCACTGGGACCTCCAGGCTGACACCTTTACAACAGAGACACAGTTCCATCTAGCTGGCACCTGTCCCTTCCATTACTTGCTGAGCCTGCTTCTGTCCCATGCAGCACTGTGCAACTGAATGGAATAACTTCTCAATTTCTGGGGCACAGTGTACAAACTGGTGGTTCCAGAACTTAAATGCTGGATTTTTAATCAGCTCAATGAAGGTAATAAGAAGACCCCAAGGATGTGGCCTATTTACAATCAACTGTTCCAAAAGAACCCTTGTGATCTGTTCCTGGATAGCTTTAGTTTTGGCCTCTGCAAAAAGGTACAGCATGGTGCAGCTAAAGTAATGAGTGTGGCTATTGGGGTATTGCAGCTGATTTGCAATTGCGTTCAAGAAGAGATAGCGACCCTCAGTATCCAAGTCCACAGCCAGGTTCTGGAAGATGTCCATGTGTGCCAAGTGGGTGATGGTGCTCATTGAAGGGGTGCTGCCCTTGTTGTGAATGTGTGCAATGGCCTGAGTCCCTACGTAGAGCACCAGTGCATTGATGAGCTGGAGGTTGTAGTGATTGCCAGGCTCATTGGACACCTGTAGGTTGCTGCACAGATCAGACAGAAAAGTGACTGGTGATTGAGTTTTAAGATAAGAATCCAAATCCTTTTTGAATTGATGTGGCATCACTCCAGTGAAATTGGTGAGAATCCGGGGagcaatgttaatttcactcaacatgtcCACCTTCAGATTAGGAGTGAATGGGTCTGGGAGCCTCATGTTTCTTGGGAAGGCACTCAGTATCAAATTTCTTAGCTGGATACAATTGGGTGGGATTACATCACAGAACCCATAATGGTAATCACAAAGGAATTCTGGGAAGTCATGCAAAAGAACCAGCAGCACTCTTAAAGTACCCTTATAGAGGATTTGCATAGGTTTGGTGAGTTCCACATTTCTAAGGAAAGGtgctaaatatttgaataaatcaatCAGTAGCTGTGCATATATAGGCCACCCCTTCTGCTGTGACATGTGTGCCAGCATTCTTGCAATGGATAAGGATCATATTGTAAATATTAACTCAATTCAGTCAACTTAGTTGGGCTGTTGTGCTGAGTTTGACCAAACTGTTATTGATGTTGCGGTGCAGACATAttgtagatgtgattaacatCTACCATCATCTAAATAaaggagattatatatatatatatatatatatatatatatatatatatatatatatatgcaaacttCTCTATTAAGAACCCAGATTGATACAGTAAGCAAATACaggtaagaaaatataaaattaaattagtaatatGCAAATCTACTTGTGTTCTGAGAAATGGAATGTGAGTATAATTAGAAAGCTTATGGGTATAATTAGAAAACCTACTCTTAAGAAGGAGTTTATtattcaattaattaaatattttagtctGTATAATGtcaatacatttttaatggtGCAGCTCCTTGTTACTAGAGCAGTGCTTTTCAAACCATCTGTAGGAAGGACCAAG belongs to Lepus europaeus isolate LE1 unplaced genomic scaffold, mLepTim1.pri SCAFFOLD_29, whole genome shotgun sequence and includes:
- the LOC133754820 gene encoding CCR4-NOT transcription complex subunit 1-like, yielding MLAHMSQQKGWPIYAQLLIDLFKYLAPFLRNVELTKPMQILYKGTLRVLLVLLHDFPEFLCDYHYGFCDVIPPNCIQLRNLILSAFPRNMRLPDPFTPNLKVDMLSEINIAPRILTNFTGVMPHQFKKDLDSYLKTQSPVTFLSDLCSNLQVSNEPGNHYNLQLINALVLYVGTQAIAHIHNKGSTPSMSTITHLAHMDIFQNLAVDLDTEGRYLFLNAIANQLQYPNSHTHYFSCTMLYLFAEAKTKAIQEQITRVLLEQLIVNRPHPWGLLITFIELIKNPAFKFWNHQFVHCAPEIEKLFHSVAQCCMGQKQAQQVMEGTGAS